The Petroclostridium xylanilyticum region TCCTGTATAATCCCATGGACATAAGCCTGCTATCCCCTTGATGGCCCAACCGGTTATATATTCTATTGCCCAGATTATTAATACCCAAATACACCCCCTTGCTATCCAGGGCATAAACCGGATTTTATCATGAATTGGTTCTAGCAGAACTGCTGAACCGTATATGGGAAACATCCATAGATAGGTTGTCCCTTGCAGACGAACATCACCACGAAACACAGAACCTAAGCCTGTCCAGAAAATTTCCATGGCCCATCCTATTATTCCGTAAATAAAAAATCGTACTATCATGAGCATAGTTTGTGAGAAATTATACTTAATTATTCGATTTTTAATTTAAATAGCATAAAAACCGGGCACACTGCCCGGTTTTATTCATTTTTATCTTTCTTTATCCAACAAGGGAGTTCGCCCATTTACCGCACTTGTCGCCCCACATGGCCACTGTCTTACCGTTTAAATCCACCTTGATTACTTCACAACTGTTGGCACAGCCACCACATTCGATACTTGTAGGGTTGAATTCAAAATCTGCCGCACCAAAGCCTCTGAATTTAGTGGTATCGCCTGTTTTCTTGATATGTTCCTTGGCAAGAATGGCAGCACCTATTGCCCCCATTACATTATAGTGCTGGGGTATGATTATTTCACATCCAACTTCTTTTTCAAAAGCTGCCTTAATTCCCTTGTTTGCTGCTACACCGCCTTGAAAAACATAGGGGGGTTTAAGGTT contains the following coding sequences:
- a CDS encoding putative ABC transporter permease; this encodes MIVRFFIYGIIGWAMEIFWTGLGSVFRGDVRLQGTTYLWMFPIYGSAVLLEPIHDKIRFMPWIARGCIWVLIIWAIEYITGWAIKGIAGLCPWDYTGSTKYQINGFIRLDYAPAWFVAGLLFEKLHDILSKYPWIVR